In one window of Desulfitibacter sp. BRH_c19 DNA:
- the leuS gene encoding leucine--tRNA ligase (leucine--tRNA ligase; LeuRS; class-I aminoacyl-tRNA synthetase; charges leucine by linking carboxyl group to alpha-phosphate of ATP and then transfers aminoacyl-adenylate to its tRNA; due to the large number of codons that tRNA(Leu) recognizes, the leucyl-tRNA synthetase does not recognize the anticodon loop of the tRNA, but instead recognition is dependent on a conserved discriminator base A37 and a long arm; an editing domain hydrolyzes misformed products; in Methanothermobacter thermautotrophicus this enzyme associates with prolyl-tRNA synthetase) gives MQEKYYFNDLEPKWQQKWDNSKIYQVDEDKSREKYYVLEMFPYPSGNLHMGHVRNYSIGDVVARFKSMQGFNVLHPMGWDSFGLPAENAAIKHGIPPAKWTWENIENMKIQLKLMGISYDWDREIATCHKDYYKWTQWLFLQLFHNGLAYKKYAQVNWCPSCNTVLANEQVVDEGCERCGTQVIKKNLDQWFFKITDYADRLLEDLDKLPGWPEKVKIMQRNWIGRSEGAEVKFATEKGHELKVFTTRPDTLFGATYMVLAPEHPLVEELIQGSEKEQEVKEFVKKVSKVEAEDRTSDEGEKEGVFTGSFAINPMNGEKIPIWIANYVLMGYGTGAIMAVPAHDHRDFEFARKYDLPIQVVISPEDENLKGETMTEAYVGPGSLVNSGDYNGLSVEDGIAKVSAYLEEADKGKKQVNYRLRDWLISRQRYWGAAIPIVYCDKCGVVPIPDDQLPVILPEQVEFKPSGESPLKDPSFWKTTCPTCGSEARRETDTMDTFVCSSWYFLRYASPKSDEYAFEREKVDYWMNVDQYIGGVEHAILHLMYARFFTKVVYDLDLVSVEEPFQNLLTQGMVLKDGGKMSKSKGNVVSPEEIISKYGADTARLFILFAAPPERDLEWSDQGVEGCFRFLNRVWRLVYAYNNHLDNVIGSAKINNKADKDLYFALNASVKKVTDDITERFNFNTAISSIMELVNSLYHYKDNVEFTEQNLPLVKDSLDKLTLVLAPFAPHITEELWQVLGNQGSVHTQKWPAYEADALFQDEITIAIQINGKVRGKLTLPVGISEEEVKTKVTKEGKVSKYLDGKNIVKFIYIKEKLVNIVVK, from the coding sequence ATGCAAGAAAAATACTATTTTAATGATCTGGAACCTAAGTGGCAGCAAAAATGGGACAATTCAAAAATATATCAAGTTGATGAGGACAAGTCTAGAGAAAAATATTATGTTCTGGAGATGTTTCCTTACCCTTCAGGTAATTTACATATGGGACATGTAAGAAATTACTCCATTGGGGATGTAGTTGCACGATTTAAGAGTATGCAGGGATTTAATGTACTTCATCCTATGGGCTGGGATTCCTTTGGCTTGCCAGCTGAAAATGCTGCTATTAAGCACGGGATACCTCCTGCTAAGTGGACGTGGGAAAATATTGAAAATATGAAGATCCAGCTAAAGTTAATGGGAATAAGCTATGATTGGGATAGAGAAATAGCTACTTGTCATAAGGATTATTATAAATGGACTCAGTGGTTATTTTTACAGCTTTTCCATAATGGACTAGCATATAAAAAGTATGCTCAGGTAAACTGGTGTCCAAGTTGTAACACAGTTCTGGCTAATGAGCAGGTTGTAGATGAGGGTTGTGAACGTTGTGGCACACAAGTAATCAAGAAAAATTTAGATCAGTGGTTCTTTAAAATCACAGACTATGCTGATAGACTTTTAGAAGACTTAGATAAGCTTCCTGGGTGGCCTGAAAAGGTTAAAATAATGCAGAGAAATTGGATAGGTCGAAGTGAAGGTGCAGAAGTAAAGTTTGCTACAGAAAAAGGGCACGAACTAAAAGTGTTTACTACAAGACCAGATACTTTATTTGGCGCTACTTATATGGTACTTGCCCCAGAACATCCATTGGTTGAAGAACTAATACAGGGCTCCGAGAAAGAGCAAGAAGTAAAAGAATTTGTAAAAAAGGTTTCAAAGGTTGAAGCTGAAGATAGAACATCAGACGAAGGCGAAAAGGAAGGAGTCTTTACAGGTTCTTTTGCAATTAATCCAATGAATGGGGAGAAAATACCCATTTGGATAGCCAACTATGTACTTATGGGTTATGGTACAGGTGCTATCATGGCCGTACCCGCTCATGATCATAGGGACTTTGAGTTTGCAAGAAAATATGACTTGCCTATTCAGGTGGTTATTAGCCCAGAAGATGAAAATTTAAAGGGAGAAACTATGACTGAGGCCTACGTAGGTCCTGGAAGTCTGGTTAATTCAGGAGATTATAATGGGTTAAGTGTGGAAGATGGTATTGCCAAGGTATCTGCTTATCTTGAAGAAGCTGACAAGGGCAAGAAGCAAGTTAACTATCGGCTTCGAGATTGGCTAATCTCCAGACAAAGGTACTGGGGTGCTGCCATACCTATAGTCTATTGTGATAAATGTGGTGTAGTTCCAATTCCGGATGATCAACTACCTGTTATTTTGCCAGAACAGGTTGAGTTCAAACCTTCTGGAGAATCACCTTTAAAAGATCCATCCTTTTGGAAAACAACCTGCCCGACATGTGGATCAGAGGCTAGACGAGAAACGGATACAATGGACACTTTTGTTTGTTCATCTTGGTACTTTTTACGTTATGCAAGCCCTAAATCAGATGAGTATGCCTTTGAAAGAGAAAAGGTTGACTATTGGATGAATGTTGATCAATATATTGGTGGTGTAGAACACGCTATTTTGCATCTAATGTATGCACGCTTTTTTACAAAAGTTGTTTATGACTTAGATTTAGTATCAGTTGAGGAGCCCTTCCAAAACCTCCTTACCCAAGGGATGGTATTAAAGGATGGAGGCAAAATGTCCAAATCCAAGGGTAATGTTGTTAGCCCTGAGGAGATAATTTCTAAATATGGTGCTGATACAGCAAGGCTATTTATACTATTTGCTGCACCACCTGAAAGGGATTTAGAATGGAGTGATCAGGGGGTAGAAGGATGTTTCCGCTTTCTAAATAGGGTCTGGAGATTAGTATATGCCTATAACAATCATTTAGATAATGTAATAGGTTCTGCGAAAATTAATAACAAGGCAGACAAAGATTTATACTTTGCATTAAACGCCTCTGTTAAAAAAGTTACTGATGATATCACAGAAAGATTTAACTTTAACACAGCAATAAGTTCAATTATGGAGTTGGTAAATTCTCTTTATCACTACAAAGATAATGTTGAATTTACAGAACAAAATTTGCCATTGGTCAAAGATTCGCTAGACAAGTTGACTCTTGTACTTGCACCCTTTGCGCCGCATATTACTGAAGAGCTATGGCAGGTTTTGGGTAATCAGGGAAGTGTTCATACCCAGAAATGGCCTGCTTATGAGGCTGATGCGTTGTTTCAGGATGAAATAACAATAGCAATACAAATAAATGGTAAAGTGCGTGGCAAGCTCACACTTCCTGTAGGGATAAGTGAGGAAGAAGTAAAAACAAAGGTTACTAAAGAGGGTAAGGTGAGCAAGTATCTGGATGGAAAAAATATAGTTAAGTTTATATATATAAAGGAAAAACTAGTGAATATAGTGGTTAAATAA
- a CDS encoding nicotinate-nicotinamide nucleotide adenylyltransferase: MILSAKKVKRLGIMGGTFDPVHYGHLVTAETARDQFSLDKVIFVPSGYPPHKVGQEISDSRHRYLMTVLSAATNTFFEVSRIEIDRQGYSYAIDTVSQLREKYMEEWEIYFITGADAVLEILTWKNIENIIEMCTFVAATRPGFDLSVLDKKLELISALAKDRFLTFEVPALSISSTDIRQRVANGKPIKYLLPEVVERYIYTNKLYREGKDIIAVNSQL, translated from the coding sequence ATGATACTGTCAGCAAAAAAAGTCAAAAGGCTTGGCATTATGGGAGGAACTTTTGATCCGGTACATTATGGTCATCTAGTTACTGCAGAAACTGCCAGAGATCAATTTAGCCTTGATAAGGTTATATTTGTACCATCAGGATATCCACCCCATAAAGTAGGACAAGAAATATCTGATTCACGACACAGATATTTGATGACTGTATTGTCAGCAGCCACCAATACATTTTTTGAAGTGAGCAGAATTGAAATAGATAGACAAGGCTATTCTTACGCTATAGATACAGTTTCACAATTAAGAGAGAAATACATGGAAGAATGGGAGATATATTTCATAACTGGCGCAGATGCAGTTCTAGAGATACTTACATGGAAAAACATAGAGAATATAATTGAAATGTGTACCTTTGTGGCAGCAACTAGACCTGGTTTTGATTTATCTGTTCTCGATAAAAAGTTAGAGCTGATATCAGCTCTTGCCAAGGATAGATTTTTAACATTTGAAGTTCCTGCTTTATCAATTTCATCTACCGATATTCGTCAAAGGGTTGCTAATGGTAAACCTATTAAGTACCTTTTACCTGAAGTTGTGGAACGGTATATATATACAAACAAGTTATACAGGGAAGGGAAAGATATTATTGCTGTCAACAGCCAACTTTAA
- a CDS encoding RNA-binding protein — MLSGKQKRFLRALGNELEPIVQIGKGGINKNLMAQVDEALEARELIKVRVLPNSEEIPKDVSIRIAEEVKSQLVQVVGRNFLLYRKSSKKDIIELPE; from the coding sequence ATGTTAAGTGGTAAACAAAAAAGATTTTTAAGAGCCCTTGGTAATGAATTAGAACCTATAGTTCAGATTGGCAAGGGAGGAATCAACAAAAACCTCATGGCACAAGTAGATGAAGCGCTAGAAGCTAGGGAACTAATTAAAGTTAGAGTATTGCCAAATAGTGAAGAGATACCAAAAGATGTTTCCATTAGAATTGCAGAAGAAGTTAAATCTCAATTGGTACAAGTTGTAGGTAGAAATTTTTTACTTTATAGAAAATCATCTAAAAAGGATATTATAGAACTTCCAGAGTAA
- a CDS encoding GTPase Obg yields the protein MFYDKAKIYVKAGDGGNGIVAFRREKYVAEGGPSGGDGGGGGSVILVGDKGLRTLVDFKYKPHVKAKRGEHGQSKNMHGKNAEDSIIKVPLGTIIKNFDTGGLIADITEENQSVVIAKGGRGGRGNARFTSAKNRVPSVAEKGEPGEEVTLSLELKLLADVGLIGLPNAGKSTLISVISAAKPKIADYPFTTLKPNLGVVSVEEGNSFVVADIPGLIEGAHQGAGLGHEFLRHIERTRIFVHVLDMTLGENKSILDVFNSINKELFLYNPKLANKKQIIAANKMDVPGAEENLAVLNKEIGEEYEIFPISAVARTGIKALVGRLTQLIDEIEHEPLYNEDEIEVFVEPEERFSIVREDGMFVVQGKEVEKHFAMTDFNNEEGAKRFQRILKAMGVEQALLDKGINYGDLVRIGDLEFEFLE from the coding sequence ATGTTTTATGATAAGGCAAAAATATATGTCAAGGCCGGAGACGGTGGTAATGGGATAGTAGCTTTTAGAAGAGAGAAGTATGTGGCAGAAGGTGGGCCTAGTGGTGGAGATGGTGGCGGTGGTGGAAGTGTTATTTTAGTTGGAGATAAGGGTTTACGAACCCTTGTTGATTTTAAGTATAAACCCCATGTGAAAGCAAAAAGGGGTGAACATGGGCAAAGTAAAAATATGCATGGTAAGAACGCCGAGGACTCTATTATTAAAGTGCCACTAGGAACCATAATCAAGAATTTTGATACAGGTGGTTTGATAGCTGATATAACAGAGGAAAATCAGAGTGTCGTTATTGCAAAAGGTGGTAGAGGAGGCAGAGGAAATGCACGGTTTACCAGTGCAAAAAATAGAGTGCCTTCAGTTGCAGAAAAGGGAGAGCCGGGTGAGGAAGTTACATTGTCTCTAGAGCTTAAACTGTTAGCAGATGTTGGCCTAATAGGTTTACCTAATGCAGGTAAATCAACTTTAATATCTGTAATATCGGCAGCCAAGCCCAAAATAGCAGATTATCCTTTCACAACTCTTAAGCCCAACCTAGGAGTTGTTTCAGTAGAAGAAGGGAATAGTTTTGTTGTAGCTGACATTCCGGGTTTGATAGAAGGAGCTCATCAGGGAGCTGGATTAGGTCATGAATTTCTGAGACATATTGAAAGAACTAGGATATTTGTTCATGTGTTGGATATGACTCTAGGTGAAAATAAAAGTATATTAGATGTTTTTAATTCTATAAATAAAGAGCTTTTCTTATACAATCCAAAGCTTGCAAATAAAAAACAAATTATAGCTGCAAATAAAATGGATGTTCCTGGTGCAGAAGAGAATTTAGCAGTACTAAATAAGGAAATTGGAGAAGAATATGAAATATTTCCTATATCTGCAGTTGCGAGGACAGGCATTAAGGCACTCGTTGGTAGATTAACACAACTAATAGATGAAATTGAGCATGAACCACTATATAATGAAGATGAAATAGAGGTTTTTGTGGAGCCTGAGGAAAGATTTAGTATTGTAAGAGAAGATGGAATGTTTGTTGTCCAAGGTAAAGAAGTGGAAAAACACTTTGCAATGACAGATTTTAATAACGAAGAGGGTGCCAAAAGATTCCAACGTATTTTAAAAGCAATGGGTGTTGAGCAGGCACTTCTTGACAAGGGCATAAACTATGGAGATCTTGTAAGAATTGGAGATTTAGAATTTGAGTTTCTTGAATAG
- a CDS encoding 50S ribosomal protein L27 → MLKMNLQLFAQKKGVGSSKNGRDSESKRLGVKRHDGQVVLAGNILVRQRGTKIHPGSNVGIGRDDTLFALSDGVVRYERKGKDKKQVSIHAV, encoded by the coding sequence ATGCTGAAAATGAATCTTCAATTATTTGCACAGAAAAAAGGTGTTGGTAGTTCTAAAAACGGTCGTGATAGTGAATCTAAACGACTAGGTGTTAAAAGACATGATGGACAGGTAGTTTTAGCAGGAAATATCCTGGTAAGGCAAAGAGGAACTAAAATCCATCCAGGAAGTAATGTTGGAATAGGAAGAGATGATACTTTATTTGCCTTATCTGATGGTGTTGTAAGATATGAGAGAAAAGGTAAGGATAAAAAACAGGTAAGTATTCACGCTGTATAA
- a CDS encoding 50S ribosomal protein L21, translating to MYAIVESGGKQYKVQEGELFRVELLKSEEGSTLDISDVLAVVDGDNFKFGTPRVEGAKVVCSVLKHDKAKKILVFKYKPKKNYRRKQGHRQPYTLLKVEKIEA from the coding sequence ATGTATGCAATTGTTGAAAGTGGTGGAAAGCAGTACAAGGTACAAGAAGGAGAACTTTTTAGGGTTGAACTTTTAAAGTCCGAAGAAGGTAGCACATTGGATATTTCAGATGTTTTAGCTGTTGTGGATGGTGACAATTTTAAGTTTGGAACTCCAAGGGTTGAAGGAGCAAAAGTTGTATGCTCTGTACTTAAGCATGACAAGGCTAAGAAAATCCTTGTGTTTAAGTATAAGCCTAAAAAGAACTATAGGAGAAAGCAAGGGCACCGTCAACCATATACTTTGTTAAAGGTTGAAAAGATAGAAGCTTAA
- a CDS encoding ribonuclease G, whose amino-acid sequence MQKDLLVDVQEEQILVTVVENGTLMEVYVEREFNKRIVGNIYLGIVKNVLPGMQAAFVDIGLERNAFLFVEDATPSKNMIDETFKGPQISICDLLKEGQQVLVQVSKEPVGSKGARVTSNITIPGRYTVLMPYVDYVGVSRRIENEEERERLKKISHEIKPEDMGIIVRTVAEGAGESELEMDLQNLTGIWKKIEKRLSKTSGPRVIYKDLGLTQRMVRDLLDEKVTRIIVNSIEVKDQILEAMTLLDCQYRYKIVYEQGDVLERYSILTQLDEALNKRVWLKSGAYIVIDQTEALTAIDINTGKYIGKDNLQATVLNTNLQATAEIARQLRLRNIGGIIIIDFIDMEKAEHQQLVLEALEKELKNDKTKTNIMGITTLGLVEMTRKKARMGLESLMLNDCPYCEGKGKLLSVETIALRTKKKVRSMAERTLQSALLIMANPLLASQIIGSNGVSLKKLEESTGKTIVVKGEESFHLEHVEVRSISDKEMEAYLPVKEGDIIKVLVEEPQSGDGKDGIARINGYVLSIINGSSFVGKEVSVKINKAYRTYARGELI is encoded by the coding sequence TTGCAAAAGGATTTACTAGTAGACGTTCAAGAGGAACAGATTTTAGTAACCGTTGTTGAAAACGGGACGCTGATGGAAGTATATGTAGAAAGAGAATTTAATAAACGTATCGTGGGGAACATCTACCTAGGAATTGTAAAAAATGTACTTCCGGGTATGCAGGCTGCTTTTGTTGATATAGGCTTGGAAAGAAATGCCTTTTTGTTTGTGGAGGACGCTACACCATCTAAAAATATGATAGATGAAACCTTTAAAGGACCACAGATAAGTATTTGTGATTTATTAAAGGAAGGGCAGCAAGTACTAGTTCAGGTTTCAAAGGAACCTGTAGGTTCTAAAGGAGCTAGGGTTACGAGTAATATAACTATACCCGGTAGATATACAGTTTTAATGCCTTATGTGGATTATGTGGGTGTGTCAAGAAGAATTGAAAATGAAGAGGAAAGAGAAAGACTTAAAAAGATTTCCCATGAGATTAAGCCGGAAGATATGGGTATAATAGTTCGTACCGTTGCTGAAGGCGCAGGGGAAAGCGAGCTAGAGATGGATCTGCAGAACCTGACAGGCATCTGGAAGAAAATAGAGAAGAGATTAAGTAAAACATCAGGGCCTAGAGTTATCTATAAGGATTTAGGTCTGACTCAGAGAATGGTTAGAGATCTCCTTGATGAAAAAGTAACAAGGATCATTGTCAATTCTATTGAAGTTAAAGATCAGATACTTGAGGCAATGACACTACTTGATTGTCAATATAGGTATAAAATTGTTTATGAACAAGGAGATGTTTTAGAAAGGTATTCTATCCTTACTCAATTAGACGAAGCATTAAACAAAAGGGTTTGGCTTAAATCAGGAGCTTATATTGTTATAGATCAAACTGAAGCTTTAACAGCAATTGATATTAATACAGGCAAATATATTGGCAAGGATAATCTTCAGGCTACTGTGCTTAATACAAATTTACAAGCAACTGCTGAAATTGCCAGACAACTAAGGCTTAGGAATATTGGTGGAATTATCATTATTGATTTTATTGATATGGAAAAGGCTGAGCATCAACAGCTTGTCTTGGAAGCTCTAGAAAAAGAACTCAAAAACGATAAAACCAAGACAAATATTATGGGAATTACCACCTTAGGGCTTGTGGAAATGACTAGGAAGAAAGCCAGGATGGGCTTAGAAAGTCTCATGTTAAATGACTGTCCGTATTGTGAAGGAAAGGGTAAGCTTCTTTCCGTTGAGACTATAGCGTTAAGGACTAAGAAGAAGGTTAGAAGCATGGCAGAAAGAACATTGCAGTCTGCTCTATTAATAATGGCTAATCCTTTACTAGCCTCTCAAATAATTGGTAGTAATGGTGTTTCCCTTAAAAAATTAGAGGAATCTACTGGAAAAACTATTGTAGTAAAAGGAGAAGAGAGCTTCCATTTGGAACATGTGGAAGTACGGAGTATATCGGATAAAGAAATGGAGGCCTACCTGCCAGTTAAGGAAGGTGATATTATAAAAGTATTAGTAGAAGAACCCCAAAGTGGTGATGGAAAAGATGGGATAGCACGTATTAATGGCTATGTTCTAAGTATAATTAATGGGTCTTCTTTTGTTGGTAAAGAAGTGTCAGTAAAGATAAATAAAGCATACAGAACATATGCTAGAGGAGAGCTCATTTAA
- a CDS encoding radical SAM protein, with protein sequence MKNILESEVLGEVEKPARYLGNEFNSVHKDWDKVSVKMAFCFPDVYEIAMSHLGLRILYGLVNETEEFLMERCFAPWVDMEGELRKRDLPLFSLESTKPLKEFDVLGFTLQYEMSYTNILNMLDLGGIPLLQRDRDESYPLVIAGGPCAFNPEPLADFIDFFLLGDSEELLLEVLGQVRDKYLQGSLKKDEFLKEISSISGVYVPRLYDFEYNEEGTVETIIHPENDKGVRRRIVQDFDKAYFPVKPIVPFVEAVHDRVMLEVARGCTRGCRFCQAGILYRPVREKSPETLQKQAQLSLENTGYEEISLTSLSSADYSCIEQVTRGLLDKHESDRVSLSLPSLRVDAFSVNLAKEIQKVRKTGLTFAPEAGTQRLRDVINKGVTEEDLERSVTGAFQEGWNAIKLYFMIGLPTETEDDLKGIAALAHKVLTIGKNVMKRQNSKGTLKISVSVSSFVPKPHTPFQWEPQDTIEVLKQKQKYLRDLLKDKKISYSYHSPQISLLEAVVSRGDRRLGKVLKRAWEKGCKFDSWDEFFKYEKWLEAFDENNLDPTFYAYRKRDKNEVFPWDLIDVGVTKSFLYKEYEKAMVEARSYDCRLEPCSGCGVCSRFDVNLDIKGKQNETTG encoded by the coding sequence ATGAAGAATATTTTAGAATCTGAAGTATTGGGTGAAGTAGAAAAACCTGCTCGATATTTGGGCAATGAGTTTAATTCTGTACATAAGGATTGGGATAAAGTATCCGTTAAAATGGCTTTTTGCTTTCCAGATGTTTATGAAATAGCAATGTCCCATCTGGGATTAAGAATACTTTATGGTCTGGTAAACGAAACAGAGGAATTTTTAATGGAAAGATGTTTTGCACCTTGGGTTGACATGGAAGGTGAGTTACGAAAAAGAGATTTACCTCTATTTAGCCTGGAATCTACAAAACCGCTCAAAGAATTTGATGTTTTAGGTTTTACATTGCAATATGAAATGAGCTATACTAACATTCTAAATATGCTTGATTTAGGTGGGATACCTCTTTTACAAAGGGATAGGGATGAAAGTTATCCCCTCGTTATTGCAGGAGGTCCATGTGCTTTTAATCCAGAGCCATTGGCTGATTTTATAGACTTCTTTTTGTTGGGGGATTCAGAAGAATTATTACTGGAGGTTCTTGGCCAGGTTAGAGATAAATACCTACAAGGTTCTCTAAAAAAGGATGAATTTCTTAAAGAAATAAGCAGCATTTCCGGAGTGTATGTTCCTCGTTTATATGATTTTGAATATAACGAGGAAGGTACTGTAGAAACTATAATCCATCCAGAAAATGATAAAGGTGTTAGAAGAAGAATAGTACAAGATTTTGATAAAGCGTATTTCCCCGTTAAACCTATTGTACCTTTTGTTGAGGCTGTACATGATAGGGTTATGCTAGAAGTTGCAAGGGGTTGTACTCGGGGATGTAGATTTTGTCAGGCGGGCATCTTATATAGGCCAGTAAGAGAAAAATCACCTGAAACTCTTCAGAAACAAGCTCAGCTTTCTCTTGAGAACACAGGCTATGAGGAAATATCTCTTACTTCTTTAAGCTCTGCTGATTATTCATGCATCGAACAGGTTACCAGGGGTTTACTTGATAAACATGAATCTGATAGGGTTAGTCTCTCATTGCCCTCTTTAAGAGTCGATGCCTTTTCAGTAAACCTTGCCAAGGAAATACAAAAGGTTCGAAAAACAGGTCTAACCTTTGCGCCTGAGGCAGGGACTCAGAGATTAAGAGATGTTATTAACAAGGGTGTTACAGAAGAGGATTTGGAGAGATCTGTTACTGGAGCCTTTCAAGAAGGCTGGAATGCTATTAAACTATATTTTATGATAGGGTTGCCTACAGAAACAGAGGATGATTTAAAGGGCATAGCAGCGTTGGCACATAAAGTGCTAACCATTGGCAAGAATGTTATGAAAAGACAAAACTCTAAGGGAACATTGAAAATATCAGTAAGTGTTTCTTCCTTTGTTCCAAAACCTCATACTCCATTTCAGTGGGAACCTCAGGATACAATAGAAGTTTTAAAACAGAAGCAGAAATATTTGAGAGATTTATTAAAAGATAAAAAGATATCATATAGCTACCACAGTCCTCAGATAAGCTTACTAGAGGCGGTTGTTTCAAGGGGAGATAGAAGATTAGGCAAAGTCCTGAAACGAGCTTGGGAAAAGGGTTGTAAATTTGATAGTTGGGATGAATTTTTTAAATATGAGAAGTGGTTAGAAGCATTTGATGAAAATAATCTGGACCCTACCTTTTATGCATATAGGAAAAGAGATAAGAATGAAGTTTTCCCATGGGATTTGATTGATGTTGGAGTTACAAAAAGTTTTCTTTATAAAGAGTATGAGAAGGCAATGGTTGAGGCTAGGAGTTATGATTGTCGTCTTGAACCATGCAGCGGTTGTGGAGTATGTTCTAGATTTGATGTTAATCTTGATATAAAGGGGAAGCAAAATGAAACTACGGGTTAA
- a CDS encoding rod shape-determining protein RodA, which translates to MNLPEKKMLKNIDYMFVLALIGILGLSITVMPSASAINTSNPFFFVKRQLIFIAIGLVAITFILSFDYKQFQKYSKYLYALNIIILLLVLSPLGHSAKGAQRWITMGPFAFQASEFAKILVIITFADFLAKRQGKLETLKQLIPCLVFVAIPMLLVLMQPDLGTSLVFVAIFIGMMFIAGANPKLLVGLISTGLLGGIGLIYSNLKWGTWVPLKDYQLMRLVVFLNPYEDGMGGRGAGYQLIQSQVAVGSGGLTGKGLFQGSQVQLNFLPEHHTDFIFSVVGEELGFIGAVIILALYFFLVYRSIDIMANAKDMFGVLMVAGITSMLVFHVFVNVGMAIGIMPITGLPLPLFSYGGSSMLANLIGLGIVLNVNIRRKKIIF; encoded by the coding sequence ATGAATTTACCAGAAAAAAAGATGCTTAAAAATATTGATTATATGTTTGTTTTAGCCCTAATAGGAATATTGGGACTAAGTATTACAGTAATGCCTAGTGCTTCAGCTATCAATACTAGCAATCCGTTCTTTTTTGTAAAAAGACAATTAATATTTATTGCTATTGGACTTGTAGCAATAACGTTTATATTATCATTTGATTATAAGCAGTTTCAAAAGTACTCAAAGTATTTATATGCGCTTAATATTATAATCTTGCTTTTAGTGCTTAGTCCTTTAGGTCATAGTGCAAAAGGTGCTCAAAGGTGGATTACAATGGGACCATTTGCATTTCAAGCATCAGAATTTGCTAAGATACTAGTTATAATTACCTTTGCAGATTTTCTTGCTAAGAGACAAGGTAAACTTGAAACACTTAAGCAACTTATTCCATGCTTGGTCTTTGTTGCAATACCCATGTTATTGGTATTAATGCAGCCGGATTTAGGAACGTCTTTAGTTTTCGTTGCTATATTCATTGGGATGATGTTCATAGCTGGTGCAAACCCAAAACTTTTAGTTGGACTGATATCAACCGGTCTACTAGGAGGCATAGGGCTTATATATTCTAACTTAAAATGGGGAACTTGGGTACCTTTAAAAGATTACCAGTTGATGCGTCTGGTGGTATTTCTAAATCCCTACGAAGATGGAATGGGAGGCAGGGGAGCAGGCTACCAGCTAATCCAATCCCAAGTGGCTGTTGGATCTGGGGGCTTGACAGGTAAAGGTTTATTCCAGGGGTCCCAGGTACAGTTAAACTTTCTTCCAGAACATCATACAGATTTTATTTTCTCTGTTGTTGGAGAGGAACTTGGTTTTATTGGTGCGGTGATAATACTTGCATTGTACTTTTTCCTAGTATATAGGAGCATTGATATTATGGCCAATGCCAAGGATATGTTTGGAGTATTAATGGTTGCAGGAATCACATCCATGCTAGTTTTTCATGTTTTCGTAAATGTGGGTATGGCAATAGGAATTATGCCCATAACAGGTTTACCTTTGCCACTTTTTAGTTATGGAGGAAGTTCCATGCTTGCAAATCTAATAGGGCTGGGAATTGTTCTGAATGTGAACATACGGCGTAAAAAGATCATATTTTAA
- a CDS encoding cell division topological specificity factor produces MLQLLQRILGIGSPTSKTIAKERLRLVLLHDRTSIPPHVIEALKGDLIACISKYMEIDENNLDVSLSNEDDSVALIANIPILKVRQM; encoded by the coding sequence ATGCTACAGTTATTACAACGTATATTAGGGATTGGTTCTCCCACAAGTAAAACAATTGCTAAAGAAAGGTTGCGCTTGGTGTTACTCCATGATAGGACGAGCATTCCACCGCACGTCATAGAGGCATTAAAGGGTGATTTAATTGCTTGCATTTCCAAATACATGGAAATTGACGAAAATAATCTTGATGTAAGCCTTAGTAATGAAGATGATTCCGTAGCTCTCATTGCAAATATTCCTATTTTAAAAGTTAGACAAATGTAA